In Phocoena phocoena chromosome 12, mPhoPho1.1, whole genome shotgun sequence, the following proteins share a genomic window:
- the PRR18 gene encoding proline-rich protein 18: protein MPFPPLPPPPPTPAPGVPAARPPPRKPGATRKAAVPACAPPGPLPPAAAAEKRRPPERPPVLLSSSWPSATLKRPPARRAPGPASPRAPPPSAPGRPRAPAPCTPRPAGSGDGPAGVATSGAGPDAALRFSLSLTPEAVLVIQRRHLEKQLLARPRRAAPTPSTDAGRPLAPWPRARAAGLGRRPLLPGGLQGPDPGPRPADLRPLLKVSLLNERHKYDDVEYEEEVAAADEGLVRKCTEWLRGVESAAAARDRVGPLDALPHLSSL from the coding sequence ATGCCGTTCCCGcccctgccgccgccgccgcccacccccgccccgggggTCCCGGCCGCGCGCCCACCGCCCCGGAAGCCGGGCGCCACCCGCAAGGCGGCCGTGCCCGCCTGCGCCCCGCCGGGGCCCTTGCCGCCCGCCGCGGCCGCGGAGAAGAGACGGCCCCCCGAGCGACCCCCGGTGCTGCTGTCCAGCTCCTGGCCCTCCGCCACCCTGAAGAGGCCGCCGGCCCGCCGCGCCCCCGGCCCGGCCTCCCCGCGCGCCCCGCCCCCGTCCGCGCCCGGCCGCCCGCGCGCCCCGGCTCCGTGCACGCCCCGGCCGGCCGGCTCCGGCGACGGCCCCGCGGGGGTCGCCACCTCCGGGGCCGGGCCCGACGCCGCCCTGCGCTTCTCCCTGAGCCTCACGCCCGAGGCCGTGCTGGTCATCCAGCGGCGCCACCTGGAGAAGCAGCTGCTGGCGCGGCCCCGTCGGGCGGCGCCCACGCCCTCGACCGACGCCGGGCGCCCGCTCGCCCCCTGGCCCCGGGCCCGGGCCGCAGGCCTAGGCCGCCGCCCGCTGCTGCCCGGCGGCCTGCAGGGCCCCGACCCCGGCCCGCGGCCCGCTGACCTGCGCCCGCTGCTCAAGGTGTCGCTGCTCAACGAGCGGCACAAGTACGACGACGTGGAGTACGAGGAGGAGGTCGCGGCCGCCGACGAGGGCCTGGTGCGCAAGTGCACCGAGTGGCTGCGCGGCGTGGAGTCGGCGGCCGCCGCGCGTGACCGGGTGGGGCCCCTGGACGCGCTGCCGCACCTGAGCTCGCTGTGA